In one window of Arachis ipaensis cultivar K30076 chromosome B06, Araip1.1, whole genome shotgun sequence DNA:
- the LOC107604955 gene encoding photosynthetic NDH subunit of subcomplex B 2, chloroplastic produces the protein MASFLSLSLPKLNLIKASSTSATTTSTSVSTPEALNEKFGRKGIKFCEADSVPVVELSVRNGSSLSLRIPDAHVTSYRPHVYWKDDGFEEVLYTIPAAEAGLYKAKGGIGLILNEAVQPGGRQLLPSTLEWTVNDADFDAIDAVQVELSCTSRFLDITYVVSLYPVSMATAVIVKNKAPKAITLNNAILSHLRFKTRNGAAIQGLRACSYCLHPPPSSPFQILTPADATKYEPPGWLSFGAEPEPKPGTWGQQDLTFTLLENKMSRVYAAPPSERSKPFYNTPPSKYETIDQGRELCFRVIRMGFEDIYVSSPGSLSEKYGKDYFICTGPASILEPVTVNPGEEWRGAQVIEHDNLT, from the exons ATGgcttcttttctttccttatcTCTTCCGAAACTAAACTTGATAAAAGCCTCATCAACATCTGCTACTACTACTTCTACTAGTGTCTCCACTCCTGAGGCACTCAACGAGAAATTCGGGCGAAAAGGCATCAAGTTCTGTGAAGCTGACAGTGTCCCGGTTGTGGAGCTTTCGGTTCGAAATGGCAGCTCATTGAGCCTAAGGATACCTGATGCTCATGTGACATCTTACAGGCCACATGTTTATTGGAAAGATGATGGTTTTGAGGAGGTGCTTTATACAATTCCGGCTGCCGAAGCTGGCCTTTACAAGGCCAAGGGTGGGATTGGTTTGATCTTGAATGAAGCAGTGCAACCTGGAGGCAGACAGTTACTCCCTTCAACTTTAGAGTGGACTGTAAATGATGCTGACTTCGACGCCATTGATGCTGTCCAG GTTGAATTGAGCTGCACTAGTAGATTTTTGGACATCACATACGTTGTGAGCCTTTATCCAGTGAGCATGGCCACAGCAGttatagtgaagaacaaagctccTAAGGCTATTACTCTAAACAATGCCATACTCAGCCACTTGAGATTCAAGACAAGAAATGGTGCAGCAATTCAAGGCCTTAGAGCCTGCTCATACTGTTTGCACCCTCCTCCGTCTTCGCCTTTCCAAATCCTGACTCCGGCCGATGCCACGAAATACGAGCCTCCCGGATGGCTTTCCTTCGGCGCTGAGCCGGAACCAAAGCCGGGGACATGGGGTCAGCAAGACCTGACTTTTACACTTCTTGAGAATAAGATGAGTAGAGTCTATGCAGCACCTCCAAGTGAAAGATCAAAGCCATTTTACAATACTCCACCTTCCAAGTATGAAACCATTGATCAG GGACGAGAGCTTTGCTTCAGGGTAATAAGAATGGGATTTGAGGATATTTATGTATCAAGCCCTGGTTCATTGTCAGAGAAATATGGAAAAGACTACTTTATATGCACTGGCCCTGCTTCAATACTGGAGCCTGTGACTGTGAACCCTGGTGAAGAGTGGAGAGGAGCACAAGTTATTGAGCATGACAATCTCACTTAA
- the LOC107604956 gene encoding uncharacterized protein LOC107604956 isoform X2, translating into MYSRYMNVDGGMAQGVYGDSCSYMYNQGYGYTPYGAYPPPATSPPIQHDGQLYGMQQYHYPSCYYQSPASTDMLHAPNKIGVPQGEEISTAVNADHVPSSNVFNKGNTVTMANGDRSNKKGLNAFLTGSQHGSLNSNDFYQVANMPACVPLSGHQGPRISTHGQQSAFPSDVPLISDRQSKHGAKAGISSSVGPLKDFNAQRNQRLPQPLPQFTNFHSSRSPSGLELVSGFMNRMYPSNSVYSRYGNTFRADSRYGSTAYGSRAGFENKLRGTGDGYGVDHLRKNVDGFGEMNKGPRSIRNSDNKGTKSLGPVTLLLKGQDLPVKSDSDNKEATLAPKKEQYNGEHFPENYTDAKFFVIKSYSEDDVHKSIKYSVWASTPNGNKKLDAAYQEAKEKSCPIFLLFSVNTSGQFVGLAEMVGPVDFGKTVEYWQQDRWTGCFAVKWHIIKDIPNSILRHITLENNEHRPVTNSRDTQEVQFDKGIQIVKIFKEHSSKACILDDFGFYETREKATQERKSKEHAKQVSNPSEITIGTVVLPKSLEGSLLNGSAAADAAEGKGNGAITVLENSSKSC; encoded by the exons ATGTATTCTAGGTATATGAATGTTGATGGAGGAATGGCTCAA GGTGTTTATGGAGATAGCTGCTCTTATATGTACAATCAGGGTTATGGTTATACACCTTATGGAGCGTATCCACCACCGGCCACTTCTCCACCCATTCAACATGATGGTCAACTCTATGGGATGCAACAGTATCACTACCCTTCTTGTTATTACCAATCTCCAGCCTCTACTGATATGCTGCATGCTCCCAACAAAATCGGTGTTCCACAAGGGGAGGAAATATCAACTGCAGTTAATGCCGATCATGTTCCTTCATCAAATGTCTTTAATAAAGGGAATACTGTTACCATGGCCAATGGCGACCGCTCAAACAAAAAAGGGTTGAATGCATTTCTAACAGGTTCCCAGCATGGTTCTTTGAATTCAAATGATTTTTATCAGGTGGCTAACATGCCGGCATGTGTCCCTTTGTCTGGGCATCAGGGTCCAAGAATTAGCACCCATGGCCAACAGTCGGCCTTTCCTTCAGATGTTCCATTAATTTCTGATAGGCAGTCCAAACATGGAGCAAAGGCTGGAATATCTTCATCTGTTGGTCCTCTCAAAGATTTCAATGCACAAAGGAATCAAAGGCTACCTCAGCCACTTCCGCAATTCACG AACTTTCACAGTTCCAGAAGCCCATCTGGACTGGAACTGGTTTCTGGTTTCATGAACAGGATGTATCCGAGCAACAGCGTGTACAGTCGATACGGAAACACATTTAGAGCTGATTCTCGTTATGGATCCACTGCATATGGATCCAGAGCTGGATTTGAGAATAAGCTGAGAGGCACAGGTGATGGTTATGGTGTTGACCATTTAAGAAAGAACGTTGATGGATTTGGCGAGATGAATAAAGGACCCAGATCTATCAGGAATTCTGATAATAAGGGCACTAAAAGTCTTGGACCTGTCACCTTATTACTGAAGGGACAGGACCTTCCAGTGAAGAGTGATTCAGATAACAAGGAAGCGACACTGGCTCCCAAGAAGGAGCAATACAATGGGGAACATTTTCCTGAGAATTACACTGATGCAAAATTCTTTGTTATTAAATCCTATAGCGAAGATGATGTTCACAAAAGTATAAAATATAGCGTTTGGGCTAGCACCCCTAATGGAAATAAAAAGCTGGATGCAGCATATCAGGAAGCCAAGGAGAAGTCTTGTCCCATATTTCTGTTATTTTCG GTCAACACTAGTGGGCAATTTGTTGGTTTAGCAGAGATGGTTGGCCCTGTGGACTTCGGCAAAACTGTAGAATACTGGCAGCAGGACAGGTGGACCGGTTGCTTTGCCGTTAAGTGGCATATAATAAAGGACATCCCAAATAGCATTTTGAGGCACATAACACTGGAGAACAATGAACATAGACCTGTTACAAATAGCAGGGACACTCAAGAG GTTCAGTTTGACAAGGGCATTCAGATTGTCAAAATTTTCAAGGAGCATTCAAGCAAAGCATGCATCTTGGACGATTTTGGGTTTTACGAGACACGGGAAAAGGCCACTCAGGAAAGGAAATCCAAGGAACATGCAAAACAG GTTAGCAACCCTAGTGAAATAACAATTGGGACAGTTGTATTACCCAAATCTCTTGAGGGCTCATTGCTGAATGGATCAGCCGCTGCTGATGCAGCCGAAGGAAAAGGGAATGGAGCCATCACAGTACTTGAAAACTCCTCGAAGAGCTGTTAA
- the LOC107604952 gene encoding uncharacterized protein LOC107604952, protein MGKNLSPVMQQELANLDKDPDSRKSAMKALKSYVKDLDCKAIPVFLAKVSETKETGSLSGEFTISLYEVLARVHQVKIVPMIDSIMVSIVQTLASSAGSFPLHQACSKVVPAIARYGIEPTAPEDKKRHIIHSICKPLCDSLSSSQDSLTSGAALCLKALVDSDNWRFASSEMVNRVCQNVAVALEGKSTQTNAHMGLVMSLVKRNALVVEAYARLLIQSGLRILNAGPEERNSHKRLSAIQMVNVLMKCLDPRSVFSELDLVIEEMEKCQSDKMAFVKGAAFEALQTAKRIATDRKPRYVKSPASVTGSNFGNRDYMEGENSPQSISPESCTIDFFSGYESGSVAESAISTGQYRWNSDYERRSVNRKLWSYENGGVDVSLKDGLFSKVGQENPLLEQSVSNEFPLGDGELSEEFSGFMYRNPVNRISKSTNTSPLRSRSQTTADLINIFETPRKLIQSLQDPSDVSPGSSEKQNRRYRSLSSGNIDWSPTSEFDENGSSDHTNCDCKVNQSDDEFKSDSESVSSTDDLSGDAGIQTPINVVPENKNIVQTGSTGKARHKMKRKLFCGFSFVLLAMATPLIWISSQQDQGHYLVPT, encoded by the exons ATGGGAAAGAATCTCAGCCCCGTGATGCAGCAAGAGCTGGCAAATCTTGACAAAGATCCAGATAGCCGCAAATCTGCCATGAAAGCTTTGAAATCATATGTTAAGGATTTGGATTGCAAGGCCATTCCTGTGTTTCTTGCAAAAGTTTCTGAGACCAAAGAAACCGGCTCTTTGTCTGGTGAATTCACAATTTCACTCTATGAGGTTCTTGCTAGGGTTCATCAAGTCAAGATTGTCCCCATGATAGACAGCATCATGGTGTCCATAGTTCAGACCTTAGCTTCAAGTGCAGGGTCCTTCCCTCTTCACCAGGCTTGCTCGAAAGTGGTTCCGGCTATTGCCAGATATGGAATTGAACCCACAGCCCCTGAAGACAAAAAGAGACACATTATTCATTCCATTTGCAAGCCTCTTTGTGATTCCCTCTCTAGCTCCCAAGATAGTTTAACTTCCGGTGCTGCACTTTGCCTAAAGGCCCTGGTTGATTCAGATAATTGGCGATTCGCTTCGAGTGAAATGGTCAATAGGGTTTGCCAGAATGTTGCTGTGGCATTGGAGGGAAAGTCCACTCAAACCAATGCTCACATGGGTTTGGTTATGTCGCTGGTGAAGCGCAATGCTCTGGTTGTTGAAGCCTATGCAAGGCTGCTCATACAATCTGGACTAAGAATTCTGAATGCTGGCCCAGAGGAGCGTAATTCTCACAAGAGGCTCTCAGCCATTCAGATGGTGAATGTATTGATGAAGTGTTTGGACCCAAGGAGTGTATTCTCGGAGCTCGATTTGGTAATTGAAGAGATGGAGAAGTGCCAGTCTGATAAAATGGCTTTCGTGAAAGGTGCAGCATTTGAAGCCTTGCAAACTGCTAAGAGAATTGCAACTGACCGGAAGCCAAGATATGTAAAGAGTCCTGCTTCGGTGACAGGGTCGAATTTTGGTAATAGAGACTATATGGAGGGGGAAAATTCTCCTCAATCTATTTCACCAGAATCATGTACTATTGACTTTTTCAGTGGCTACGAATCTGGATCTGTTGCCGAGTCTGCTATTTCGACCGGGCAATATCGCTGGAACTCGGATTATGAGAGGAGGAGTGTGAATAGGAAGCTTTGGAGTTATGAAAATGGAGGGGTTGATGTGTCTCTCAAGGATGGTTTGTTCTCCAAAGTGGGGCAAGAGAATCCCTTGTTGGAGCAGTCTGTGAGCAATGAGTTTCCTCTTGGAGATGGAGAATTGTCTGAGGAATTTTCTGGTTTCATGTATCGAAATCCTGTGAATAGAATATCTAAAAGTACCAACACAAGTCCACTG AGATCGCGCTCGCAAACCACAGCTGACCTGATCAATATCTTTGAGACCCCAAGGAAGCTCATTCAATCCCTTCAAGATCCAAGTGATGTTTCTCCGGGTAGCTCTGAGAAACAGAACAGAAGGTACAGGAGTCTATCCTCAGGCAATATCGATTGGAGCCCGACATCTGAATTTGACGAAAATGGTTCATCAGATCATACAAACTGTGACTGTAAAGTGAATCAAAGCGACGACGAATTCAAGAGTGACTCTGAGTCAGTGTCATCAACTGATGATCTTTCTGGAGATGCCGGTATTCAGACACCTATCAATGTTGTTCCCGAAAATAAGAATATTGTGCAAACTGGCAGCACAGGGAAAGCACGTCACAAGATGAAACGTAAATTGTTCTGCGGCTTTTCATTCGTGCTCCTTGCAATGGCCACCCCTCTGATTTGGATCAGCAGTCAGCAGGATCAAGGCCATTACCTTGTCCCTACATAA
- the LOC107604956 gene encoding uncharacterized protein LOC107604956 isoform X1: MAAVTPSSDKAADLLQNLSLDSEPKNMGVSEPAKKNGPAFSNGAAKGMNKPFNPNACFVPNGYHSTAYYYGGYDGQSDWNMYSRYMNVDGGMAQGVYGDSCSYMYNQGYGYTPYGAYPPPATSPPIQHDGQLYGMQQYHYPSCYYQSPASTDMLHAPNKIGVPQGEEISTAVNADHVPSSNVFNKGNTVTMANGDRSNKKGLNAFLTGSQHGSLNSNDFYQVANMPACVPLSGHQGPRISTHGQQSAFPSDVPLISDRQSKHGAKAGISSSVGPLKDFNAQRNQRLPQPLPQFTNFHSSRSPSGLELVSGFMNRMYPSNSVYSRYGNTFRADSRYGSTAYGSRAGFENKLRGTGDGYGVDHLRKNVDGFGEMNKGPRSIRNSDNKGTKSLGPVTLLLKGQDLPVKSDSDNKEATLAPKKEQYNGEHFPENYTDAKFFVIKSYSEDDVHKSIKYSVWASTPNGNKKLDAAYQEAKEKSCPIFLLFSVNTSGQFVGLAEMVGPVDFGKTVEYWQQDRWTGCFAVKWHIIKDIPNSILRHITLENNEHRPVTNSRDTQEVQFDKGIQIVKIFKEHSSKACILDDFGFYETREKATQERKSKEHAKQVSNPSEITIGTVVLPKSLEGSLLNGSAAADAAEGKGNGAITVLENSSKSC; the protein is encoded by the exons ATGGCAGCTGTTACTCCTTCTTCTGACA AAGCTGCAGATTTACTGCAAAATTTGTCCCTGGATTCGGAGCCCAAGAACATGGGAGTTTCTGAGCCGGCAAAGAAG AATGGACCTGCTTTCTCCAATGGAGCAGCTAAGGGGATGAATAAGCCATTCAATCCAAATGCATGCTTTGTTCCGAATGGGTACCATTCTACTGCATACTATTATGGAG GTTATGATGGGCAAAGTGACTGGAATATGTATTCTAGGTATATGAATGTTGATGGAGGAATGGCTCAA GGTGTTTATGGAGATAGCTGCTCTTATATGTACAATCAGGGTTATGGTTATACACCTTATGGAGCGTATCCACCACCGGCCACTTCTCCACCCATTCAACATGATGGTCAACTCTATGGGATGCAACAGTATCACTACCCTTCTTGTTATTACCAATCTCCAGCCTCTACTGATATGCTGCATGCTCCCAACAAAATCGGTGTTCCACAAGGGGAGGAAATATCAACTGCAGTTAATGCCGATCATGTTCCTTCATCAAATGTCTTTAATAAAGGGAATACTGTTACCATGGCCAATGGCGACCGCTCAAACAAAAAAGGGTTGAATGCATTTCTAACAGGTTCCCAGCATGGTTCTTTGAATTCAAATGATTTTTATCAGGTGGCTAACATGCCGGCATGTGTCCCTTTGTCTGGGCATCAGGGTCCAAGAATTAGCACCCATGGCCAACAGTCGGCCTTTCCTTCAGATGTTCCATTAATTTCTGATAGGCAGTCCAAACATGGAGCAAAGGCTGGAATATCTTCATCTGTTGGTCCTCTCAAAGATTTCAATGCACAAAGGAATCAAAGGCTACCTCAGCCACTTCCGCAATTCACG AACTTTCACAGTTCCAGAAGCCCATCTGGACTGGAACTGGTTTCTGGTTTCATGAACAGGATGTATCCGAGCAACAGCGTGTACAGTCGATACGGAAACACATTTAGAGCTGATTCTCGTTATGGATCCACTGCATATGGATCCAGAGCTGGATTTGAGAATAAGCTGAGAGGCACAGGTGATGGTTATGGTGTTGACCATTTAAGAAAGAACGTTGATGGATTTGGCGAGATGAATAAAGGACCCAGATCTATCAGGAATTCTGATAATAAGGGCACTAAAAGTCTTGGACCTGTCACCTTATTACTGAAGGGACAGGACCTTCCAGTGAAGAGTGATTCAGATAACAAGGAAGCGACACTGGCTCCCAAGAAGGAGCAATACAATGGGGAACATTTTCCTGAGAATTACACTGATGCAAAATTCTTTGTTATTAAATCCTATAGCGAAGATGATGTTCACAAAAGTATAAAATATAGCGTTTGGGCTAGCACCCCTAATGGAAATAAAAAGCTGGATGCAGCATATCAGGAAGCCAAGGAGAAGTCTTGTCCCATATTTCTGTTATTTTCG GTCAACACTAGTGGGCAATTTGTTGGTTTAGCAGAGATGGTTGGCCCTGTGGACTTCGGCAAAACTGTAGAATACTGGCAGCAGGACAGGTGGACCGGTTGCTTTGCCGTTAAGTGGCATATAATAAAGGACATCCCAAATAGCATTTTGAGGCACATAACACTGGAGAACAATGAACATAGACCTGTTACAAATAGCAGGGACACTCAAGAG GTTCAGTTTGACAAGGGCATTCAGATTGTCAAAATTTTCAAGGAGCATTCAAGCAAAGCATGCATCTTGGACGATTTTGGGTTTTACGAGACACGGGAAAAGGCCACTCAGGAAAGGAAATCCAAGGAACATGCAAAACAG GTTAGCAACCCTAGTGAAATAACAATTGGGACAGTTGTATTACCCAAATCTCTTGAGGGCTCATTGCTGAATGGATCAGCCGCTGCTGATGCAGCCGAAGGAAAAGGGAATGGAGCCATCACAGTACTTGAAAACTCCTCGAAGAGCTGTTAA